Sequence from the Streptomyces mobaraensis NBRC 13819 = DSM 40847 genome:
TCAACCCGTCCCCCAGCCCCACCGTGACCACGATCTTGCCCACTTGCCCGTTGCCCTCCAGATGGCGGTGGGCGTCGGCGATGGCGTGCAGCGGGAAGGTGCGGTCGATCAGCGGGGAGAGCGCGCCGGAGCGGAGGCCAGACTCGATGAAGGCGGTCGCGCGCCGCTTGCGGTCGTCGTGGTCGAGGACGGCGGGCAGGGCGAAGCCGTAGACGGCGAGCGGCCAGTGCGGGGGCAGAGGGGTGGGGCGTCCGTCGAGGGAGCCGTAGACGATCAGCATGCCGTCCCGGGCCACCGTCCCGGCGAGACGGCTGACTTCGGGTCCGCCCACCGCGTCGAAGACCACGCGGGCGCCCGCGCCGTCCGTCAACGCGTCCATCAGCGCGACGAGATCGTCCTCGTCCAGGGTGATCACCCGCGCGGCGCCGGCTTTGAGGAGCTGCTCCCTCTTGGCGACGGTGCGGGTGACGGCGATCGGGACGGCGCCGACGAGGTTCGCCACCTGGATCGCCGCGATGCCGACGCTGCTGGAGGCGGCGGTGATCAGTACCGTGTCGCCCGGGCGCAGTCCTCCGATCTCCACGAGGGCCCCGTACGCGGTGAGGTACGACAGCCAGGTCGCGGCCCCGGTGACCGCGTCCACCGACGGGTGTCGCCGGAACAACGTGCTCGCCGGGACGTTGACGCGCTCCGCGTAGACGCCGTAGGCGGACATCGCGCCCGCGGCCGTCGCCAGCACGGTCACCGGGTCGCCGGCGGCGAACCCCTCGACCTCCGGACCCACCTCCTCGATCACGCCCGCCGCCTCGGCGCCGATGCGGGACGCGGGCAGGTCGGGCGCGTAGTAGTACGCCCCCGCCCGGAACAGGGCCTCCGACCGGTTGAGGCCCATCGCCTCCACCCGGACGCGGACCTCGCCCGGCCCCGGTGCGCCGAGCTCCACTTCCTCGATCCGCAGCACCTCAGGGGCCCCGACCTCGTCGAACAGCACCGTTTTGGCCTTCATCGCCCCGCCCTTCGTCGCGCCCGCGGCGCCTCCGAACTGACACCGCACGTTTTCCGTGCACCGTTCAGTTTTCACTCAGTGCACTGTAATGCAGCGCTGTAAGGTGTCAAGCGTGACCCCACACACCCAGGGCAGACGGGCCCGGCTCCGCGCCCAGACCACGGCGGAGATCAAGGCGACGGCGCTCCGGCTGCTGTCCGAGGGCGGACCGGACGCCATCTCGCTGCGCGCCATCGCCCGCGAGATGGGCATGAGCGCCAGCGCCGTCTACAGCTACTTCGCCACCCGGGACGACCTGATCACCACGCTGATCAACGACGTCTACTCGGCGCTCGTCGACCGCGCGGAAGCCGCGCGCGACGCCTGCCCCGCCGACGACACGGCCAGCCGGATCCAGGCCTGGTGGCGGGCGCTGCGCGACTGGGCGCTCGCCGAGCCGGACGGTTTCCGGCTCGTCTACGGCGATCCGGTGGCCGGGTACGTCGCGCCGGCCGGCGGCCCGGCGCCCCGCCCCTCCAAGCGCGCCTGCCTGGGCCTCGTCGAACTCATCGCCGCCGCCTGGCCGCAGGCCGCGCCCCGGCAGCCGCCCGGCGACCACGCGTGGTCCGACTTCACGCCCGAGCTCGCCGAGGAGATCCGCGGGCACCTGCCGGACGTGTCCCCCGGCGCGGTCGCGCTGGCCTTCCGCGTCTGGGGCCGGATGTACGGACTGATCGGACTGGAGGTCTACGGCCACCTGCGCCCGAGCCTGACCGACCCCGGGGCGCTCTACGAGGCGGAGCTGCGCGATCTGGTCGTGTCGCTGGGGCTGGTGGCGCCGGAGCGACGCTGAGGCAGGCGGCGGTCGGGGGAGGAGGGGGCACCCGAAGGGGTCGCTCGGAGGGGCCGTTCGGAGGGGCCGTTCGGAGGGGTCACTCGCGCCCCGTCACTTCACTCCACCCTCCCCCGACCCGTCCCCCCACTCCCCCGCCCCCGGCCTCCGCCCCGCCACTTCGCTCCCGACCCGTCACTCCTCGCCCCTACCCCCGCTCCCGGCACAGCGCGACAGCGGCAGCCCCCGCCAGGGTCAGGCCGCCCGCCGCGAGTGCGGCGCGGCTCATGCCGAGCCCGGCCTCGTGGGCGGTCCCGCCACCGTGCGGGACGGCCGCCATGGCGGCGGCGATCAGGGCGACACCAACCGACGAACCGAGGTACCGCGCCGCGTTGCCGGCGGCGGATCCAAGGGACACCCGGTCGGCCGGTACGCTCCACACGGCCGGCCCGGCGAGCGCCGAGTTCACGACCCCGCTGCCGACACCGGCGACGACCAGGCCGGGCAGGAACCGCCACCACGACGCGTGCTCGCCGATGCCCGCGAGGGCGAGTTCGCCGGCGCCGCAGCCGGCCAGTCCGGCCGCCGCCTGGTGCCGGTCCGCCACCCGCCCCGCCAGCCGGCGGGCCTGCGGGGCGACGGCGAACGACAGCCCGGACCAGACGCCCAACAGGGCGGCGCCGCGCAGCGGCCCCATGCCGGACAGACTCTGGACGACCATCAGGACGTACGGCATCAGGCCGACCACACCGGCGCCGATCACCAGCGCGCCGACCGCGAAGGCGACGAACTCGGGCCGCCGCAGCAGCCCGAGGTCCGGCAGCGGCGCGGTGACACGCCGTTCGACGACCGCGAACGCCGCGAGCAACACCGCCAGGGGCAGAGCGCCGATCCCACACTGTGTGGGACGACCGGGTCAGCGAGGCGCTGCGGCGCAAGCCGCACCGACCTCTTCCCGGAGCACCCGGAAGCGGCGGTTCGGTCCGGCGGGATCGACGGGGCGTACGGAACGCGGGCCGGGGCGTAGGCCGGGCCCGCGCGCCTCTCAACTCCCGCCGAAGCGGCGGACGTAACGCTTCTGCCAGGGCGTCTCGACGGCGCGCGGGTCGTAGTGCCGCCGCACGTACGCCACCGCCTCCCCGGCCGGGACCCCGTCGAGCACCGCGAGGCACGCCAGCGCCGTGCCCGTCCTGCCGCGTCCGCCGCCGCAGGCCAGTTCCACCCGCTCGGCCGCAGCCCGTTCCCATGCCGCCCGGAACACCGTCCGGGCCCGCTCCCGGTCGGCCGGCAGCCGGAAGTCGGGCCAGCGCAACCACTCCGCCTCCCAGGCCACTCCGGGAGGCCGCTCCCCCAGCAGATACACGGCATACTCCGGAACCGGCCCGTCCGGCACCGGCCGCCGCAGCGCGCGCCCCCGCACCAGCCGCCTGGAGGGGAGGCGGAGGAGGCCAGGGGTGTTCTCGGGCCATGTGAGGTTCACGTGACCACCTTAAGTGGCGGCGTCCGCGCCGTCCGGCGGTCGACCGACCCATCCTCACGGGTGACCGAAAGGGCTGAACTCCCCATCGAAAGAGTGCGTTTATTGTCGCTTGCATCACGACAGCAGTGCACAGAGGGTGTGAGGTGCATCACTTTCACATACTCGCAAAGCGTGCTACCTGCACTCATGACGGGGCGTCACCCCCACCTCACGCCGATCGACATCTGACCGCTTGTCGAAATCGATCTTGAATAACGGGCAAGATGGACCCGTTGCAGCAGCGCAGGGGTGACGTAGATCTCAATCCTGCGGATCGGCTTGCGCTCTTGGTGACACTTGTACTGCGGAAGGGCGAGAGCCCCATCCCTGAGCCCGCGAAGCCGTGGGGATGAGGCCCTCTACCACCCACCGCAGCGGGGCCTCGGTCCTCACGGACCGGGGCCCTGTGCCGTGCGCAGGCGGATCACACCCAGTCCCACACCATCCTGAAGACGGCGTAGAGCGGACCGATCCAGCGGACCCGGCGGTAAAGCCGGTCCAACCTGCTGCCGCCGCGGTGACCCTCCGGACGTGTGGCCATCGGGCCACCCCCTTCCGGGGTCCAGCGTTCGTGGACCCCATGGAGTGCTCCACGAAGCCGTCGCTTCCCCGGAGGGGTGGTTGGTAACGCATCACCCTAGCGGTCGGAGTTGACGGTGGGACCCCACCACCGTCCAACCACAAGCGCCCACCAGGCCGCCCCAACAGGCACCGAGTGCCGCGATATTCACGCGTTCGATGGAACGGTCGCTCGAATCACGCTTCTCACCAGGGCGGTTACCGGCAGGCACGGTGATGCGGAGTGCCAGTTCCCCTGACGCCCGTCACCTAAATCACACTCCCCGCCCGGGTCTTGCCCGGCCGGCAACGTAACGCCCCAGTCCCCGCGACCGTCCCGAACGGCCGCCGGACCGGGCGGAGTCGATCTCCCGAAGGCCCGTTGTCAGTGGGGGGTGCCATGCTCTTCCCATGGACAACGACGTGCGGAGGAACGGGGGAACGGACGGCGTGGCAGCACGCCGCCCGGTCCCCCCGTCCCAGCGCGCGCCCGGCCAAGCAGCGTACGGAGAACGACCGTGGACGATCTCGTGAACGACACCGTGAGCACCGCCCTCCCCGTCTTCCCCTACCACCCCGACCCCCTGGCCACCGGCTCCGTCGCCCCCGACCCGCACACCGCCTGCGCGTGCTGCGGACGCGTTCGCGGCCATGTCTACGCGGGTCCGGTGTACACCGCGTCGGACGAGGATCTACGCGGCCGGCTCTGCCCCTGGTGCATAGCGGACGGCAGCGCCGCCGAGCGGTACGACGCCTCCTTCTGCGGGGTCGTGGCGGGCGATGTGCCCGAGGCCGTCCGGACGGCCGTGGACCGGCGCACCCCCGGCTTCACGGCCTGGCAGGAGTCGGTCTGGCTCTCCCATTGCGGGGACGCCGCCGCCTTCCTCGGCCCGGTCGGCAGCGCCGAGTTGGCCGCGTATCCGGACGCGCTCGACGCCCTGCGCCGCGAGGCCGTCGCCTGGCAGTGGTCCGCCGACGAGATCGAGCGCTACCTCGGCTCGTTCGACCGGGAGGGCCAGCCGACCGCCTACCTCTTCCGCTGCCGGGTGTGCGACGCGCACCTGGCCTACTCCGACTTCACATAGCCAGATGGATAGATGGCGTAGGTGACGGTGTCCATGAACGGATCGGCTTCCCGACGGCCACGGGCCCCCGGCCCTGTCGGGGTCTGCCCTCTCGGCCGACGCGGCCCGCTCGGCCGGCACGACTCTCCCGGCCGACGCGGCCGACGCGGCCCACTCGGCCGGCTCGGCCCCATCGGCCGACTCGCCGCCCGTCTCCAGGGCTCGCGCCGTCCCCTCCGACCGCGCGAGCCCCGAAGTCCAGTGTCCCGCCCGCCCCGTGCGGCGGCCGGCCGGCTCCGCCGGGCGGTCCGGGACGTCCAGGGCTTCCGGAGTGCCCTGGACTTCCGGGGGATTCTGGGCTTCCGGGGCGTCCAGGTCGGACGGACGGCGGCGGGTGCGGCGACGGTCGCGACGGTGGTGTACGAGTCGGGGGTACGGGGCCCGGTGGTGAAGCCGGTGGTGCGGGGGCCGGTGCGGGAGTCGGCGGTGCGGGAGCCGGTGGCCGACGGGTTTGCGCGGAGAGGGCCGGTCAGGCTCACGTCGGTCACAGGGCTCACGTCGGTCACTGGGCGCCCACCAGGCCCTCACCCCGTCCCGCCAAGGGTGCCGCCGGCCCCTCCCCCGCCCGGGCTCCCGCGGTCACTCGCGGAGGACGATCCGGCCCAGCGGCGTCACGAGCAGCCCGAACCGGTCCGCGTGGATCAGCCGGCGGGCCACCGGCACCGCCGTGCCGCCACTGGCGGGAGTCACCGTGCCCGTCGCCGTCGAGCTGTCCGTCGCGTAGACCTCGTGCTCCTCCACGACCAGCCGGTACTCCGAGAGCGGCAGCAGTTGCGGCGCCGGTGGCACCAGGTCGCCGGACCAGACGAACGAGGACCCCTTGGGGACGCAGGTGAGTTCGAGGACCGTGCCCGTCCCGGCCCAGTCCAGGTCGCCGCTGCCGACGGCCCGCCGCTCCACGGAGGCGAGGACGCGGCGGCTCGCCGCCATCGCGGCCTGACCGCTGCCGACCCGTTTGCCCAGGGCGTTCGGCGCGACCGGGCCGCTCAGCTCCAGCCGGACGGCGCCGGCGGACGTCATGGTCGCGGTGACCGTCCGGTCGGGCAGCAGTTGGAGGAAGTCCGCGGTCACGACCTTGGACAGGTGCAGCGGGTCCACGGAGTAGGGCTGGTAGCGGGCCAGGGCCAGGCGCAGGTACGGGAAGTAGGCCGTGGCACCGGCGGCCGGCCCGAGGTCGACGTCGATATCGCAGGTCCACAGCCGCAGTTCGTGATCGTAATCGGGGGCGAACGCGGCGACCGAGGCGGTCGCGGGCGCGCCGCCCACCGGTTCGGCGAGCACCCGCCCGTCGGCGGTGAGCGCGGCGCCCGGGAAGTTCGCCGGGGCGAGCCGGGGCGGGGCCGTCGGGTCGTCCCAGACCGGGTCGGTGGCGCAGCGGGTGACGAGTTCGTCGGGCAGCGGGGCCGCGGCACCCGGGCCACCGGTTCCGGTGCCGGGATCGAGGACGACGGCGAGGAGTTCGTCGTCGCCGGACGAGAACCAGGGGCGGCGCAGGTGCACCCGGAAGCCGGCGTGCCGGCGGGTGCGGGTCACCCGGTGCCGTTCGTGGTCGACGGTCTGCTCCCAGCGGACGGTGGGGACGAGGTGGCTGACGTCGGGCGGTTCGGGGCGGCGGGAGCTGGGGACGTGCCAGCCGTGTCCGTCGGGCCCCGCGCTCGCCGGGCCCTTGCGGGTGATCAGGTCGGTCCGGTCGGTGATGGCCGGGTGGAAGTACTCGCGGAACCGGGTGGTCGCGGTCGGCGTGTAGGTGACGGCGCGGTGCAGGGTGTCGCGGAACTCGTGGCG
This genomic interval carries:
- a CDS encoding zinc-dependent alcohol dehydrogenase family protein, encoding MKAKTVLFDEVGAPEVLRIEEVELGAPGPGEVRVRVEAMGLNRSEALFRAGAYYYAPDLPASRIGAEAAGVIEEVGPEVEGFAAGDPVTVLATAAGAMSAYGVYAERVNVPASTLFRRHPSVDAVTGAATWLSYLTAYGALVEIGGLRPGDTVLITAASSSVGIAAIQVANLVGAVPIAVTRTVAKREQLLKAGAARVITLDEDDLVALMDALTDGAGARVVFDAVGGPEVSRLAGTVARDGMLIVYGSLDGRPTPLPPHWPLAVYGFALPAVLDHDDRKRRATAFIESGLRSGALSPLIDRTFPLHAIADAHRHLEGNGQVGKIVVTVGLGDGLREARRATSA
- a CDS encoding CbrC family protein codes for the protein MDDLVNDTVSTALPVFPYHPDPLATGSVAPDPHTACACCGRVRGHVYAGPVYTASDEDLRGRLCPWCIADGSAAERYDASFCGVVAGDVPEAVRTAVDRRTPGFTAWQESVWLSHCGDAAAFLGPVGSAELAAYPDALDALRREAVAWQWSADEIERYLGSFDREGQPTAYLFRCRVCDAHLAYSDFT
- a CDS encoding TetR/AcrR family transcriptional regulator, with amino-acid sequence MTPHTQGRRARLRAQTTAEIKATALRLLSEGGPDAISLRAIAREMGMSASAVYSYFATRDDLITTLINDVYSALVDRAEAARDACPADDTASRIQAWWRALRDWALAEPDGFRLVYGDPVAGYVAPAGGPAPRPSKRACLGLVELIAAAWPQAAPRQPPGDHAWSDFTPELAEEIRGHLPDVSPGAVALAFRVWGRMYGLIGLEVYGHLRPSLTDPGALYEAELRDLVVSLGLVAPERR
- a CDS encoding MFS transporter, which produces MLAAFAVVERRVTAPLPDLGLLRRPEFVAFAVGALVIGAGVVGLMPYVLMVVQSLSGMGPLRGAALLGVWSGLSFAVAPQARRLAGRVADRHQAAAGLAGCGAGELALAGIGEHASWWRFLPGLVVAGVGSGVVNSALAGPAVWSVPADRVSLGSAAGNAARYLGSSVGVALIAAAMAAVPHGGGTAHEAGLGMSRAALAAGGLTLAGAAAVALCRERG